The following nucleotide sequence is from Barnesiella viscericola DSM 18177.
ATATCTTTCCCCGATTTGGTCGCTTTGCTCGCCGCAAAACTGAATGTGACGAAGAAGGAGGCCGAGGCTTTTCTCAAAGAGTTCTTTACGGTCTCGACCGAGGTTATCTCGTCGGGCGAAGAGCTGCGAATAAACGAGTTGGGTGTGTTCAAACCCATTTGGGTGGAACCTCGTGCCAGTGTGAACGTGCAGACGGGTGAGCCGGTAGAGATACCGGGGCATTACAAGTTGTCGTTTGTCCCCGACAAGGTGTTGCGCGAGGCTGTGAATGCTCCCTTTTCGAGCTTCTCGGTCGAGATTCTCAATGACCACGTATCGACCGAGGCTATGATGGCGGTGGACGAAGACGAGTTGCTGGGTAGTCGCGATACCGATAGCCCCGAGGAGGATTTGCTCGCTGCCGGACCGGCGGCTGTCATGTCGGCCGATTCAGACGCAGCCGGCGAGGTGGCTCCGGCCACTGAGTCTGAGCGGGTCGAGCCTGAGGAGGTACCGACCGGTGAAATGGCAGACTCTGAACCTTCGACCAATACTGTCTCCGAAACATCTACATCTGACCCGAACCTCGAAATACCCGCTGCTTCTGAAAAGGACGAAACGACGGTAGCCGAGACGGAGGCCGAGGTTGAGACCCCGCCGACAATCGAACCGATTGAAGCGACACCCACATCTGCGACGGGAGAACAGGCTGTTAAGACATCGGCTCTGGTTCCTGTCGTTACCGAAGAAGAGCAGGATTACCACGAATACTTGCAGAAGTCGGCTTCGCGTCGCGCCTTTTGGCTGGGAGCCTTCTCGGGCTTGGGTGCTGTTGTCGTGATTGTTACCGCAGTATGGTTCTTCCTGCGGGACGATGACGGTATCAAGATAGGTGAATATACACTCTCTCTGACCGATAGCGAGGCGTTTGCACCGCAACCCGTGGCGAACCCTGTGGCCGATACGGTTGTTATACCAGAGGCCGTCGATACGGTAGTGGAGGGTACGGCGGCAAGTGCAGATACGGTGCCGTTGACACGGGAATCTGACTCTCGAAATGTTAAAACAAACGGGCAGTCGGCCCAGGTTGCTCCGACAGTAGGTCAACCGACTTCCGGTCCCGTAGTAGAGACGATACGCTCGGGGGTATTCCTCACCACATTGTCTCGTAAATATTTCGGCCATAAAGCCTTCTGGGTATATATTTATGAAGAGAACAAAGGAGTTATCAAGAATCCCAACCAAGTACCCACTGGTACACGGGTGGTGATTCCCGATGCTGCAAAATATCATATCGATGCCAAGAACAGCCGTTCGGTCGATGAAGCCAAAGCGTTGGCTGTAAAGATTTTGAGCCGGTATGAATGAACGATAGCCGAGTCGTTGACCCCAAAGGGTTGGCGACTTAGCCTTTTTTAAGTGAATAGTTAGCCATTTTTAACACGACAGGGGGCATATAGCCATTCTCTATCGCTAATTTTGCGAGAGATAAAGTGAAAGAAAACGTATAAATTGAAAATATAAAAAAGAAAACGTATGAGTGAAACAGTTGATATTCGGGAGTTGAACGACCTGATTGCCAGCAAGAGTGCGTTCGTGAATATGATTACCCAGGGCATGGACCAGGTAATTGTGGGACAGAAACATCTGATCGATTCGTTGATGATTGGTCTGCTTTCCAACGGTCACATCTTGCTCGAAGGTGTTCCGGGTTTGGCCAAGACATTGGCCATCAAAACGCTGGCTTCGCTGATTGATTCGAAATACAGCCGTATCCAGTTTACCCCCGACTTGTTGCCGGCCGACGTGGTAGGTACCATGGTGTACAGTCAGGCCAAGGAGCAGTTCCAAATCAAGAAAGGCCCCATCTTCGCCAATTTCGTATTGGCCGATGAAATCAACCGTGCCCCTGCCAAGGTACAGAGTGCTTTGCTCGAAGCTATGCAGGAGCGTCAGGTAACCATTGGTGATCAGACCTTCCGCCTCGACGATCCTTTCCTGGTTATGGCCACGCAGAACCCTATCGAGCAGGAGGGTACCTATCCGCTGCCCGAGGCCCAGGTCGACC
It contains:
- a CDS encoding HU family DNA-binding protein — translated: MNEKISFPDLVALLAAKLNVTKKEAEAFLKEFFTVSTEVISSGEELRINELGVFKPIWVEPRASVNVQTGEPVEIPGHYKLSFVPDKVLREAVNAPFSSFSVEILNDHVSTEAMMAVDEDELLGSRDTDSPEEDLLAAGPAAVMSADSDAAGEVAPATESERVEPEEVPTGEMADSEPSTNTVSETSTSDPNLEIPAASEKDETTVAETEAEVETPPTIEPIEATPTSATGEQAVKTSALVPVVTEEEQDYHEYLQKSASRRAFWLGAFSGLGAVVVIVTAVWFFLRDDDGIKIGEYTLSLTDSEAFAPQPVANPVADTVVIPEAVDTVVEGTAASADTVPLTRESDSRNVKTNGQSAQVAPTVGQPTSGPVVETIRSGVFLTTLSRKYFGHKAFWVYIYEENKGVIKNPNQVPTGTRVVIPDAAKYHIDAKNSRSVDEAKALAVKILSRYE
- a CDS encoding AAA family ATPase, with the protein product MSETVDIRELNDLIASKSAFVNMITQGMDQVIVGQKHLIDSLMIGLLSNGHILLEGVPGLAKTLAIKTLASLIDSKYSRIQFTPDLLPADVVGTMVYSQAKEQFQIKKGPIFANFVLADEINRAPAKVQSALLEAMQERQVTIGDQTFRLDDPFLVMATQNPIEQEGTYPLPEAQVDRFMLKVIISYPKKEEEKQIVRQNISGKKVEIKPVLKPSEIIEAREIVQKVYIDEKIERYIVDIVFATRFPQDYGLSDLKEMISFGASPRASISLAMAARAYAFLKQRGYVIPEDVRAVCHDVLRHRIGLSYEAEANNMTAEEIISEILNKVEVP